Proteins found in one Mucilaginibacter gracilis genomic segment:
- a CDS encoding TldD/PmbA family protein — MPILSKEEAQVLLKKVLGYSKAEECEVSLYGSEGGNIRYALNAVSTAGDISTTGLSVTSAYGKKSASANIDEFDDAALERVVRRSEELAQLAPENPEREEIPGPATFKESITYNAKTAAMTPDTRAELVSKSLDVTKKAGLSAAGFIENSTSFNAVMNSKGFFAYNKSSDVIFSVTTRNEAGTASGYAARGFTDVSKLDTESATRIATMKANKSLGAKALEPGKYTVILEPVAATYMMENMFRFDARSAEEGRSFLSKKGGGTRLGEQLMDEKVTIYSDPFNPDLPSSTWGRDGLPREKVVWIDKGKVNTLSYSKFWAKKKGVAPQPGPGNIIMMGGDSTLEEMIKSTEKGILVSRLWYIRMVDPKVLLLTGLTRDGTFYIENGEIKYPVKNFRFNESPIIMLNNLEALGKAERSISVESYQSYMIPPMKIRDFTFSSLSDAV; from the coding sequence ATGCCTATATTAAGTAAAGAAGAAGCACAGGTTTTATTAAAAAAAGTGCTTGGTTATTCAAAAGCCGAAGAATGTGAAGTAAGTTTATACGGCAGCGAAGGCGGCAACATCCGTTATGCATTAAACGCGGTTTCAACCGCGGGCGATATTAGTACTACGGGCCTCTCGGTAACATCGGCCTACGGTAAAAAAAGTGCCAGCGCCAATATTGATGAGTTTGACGATGCCGCTTTGGAGCGGGTGGTACGCCGGTCGGAAGAGTTGGCGCAGCTTGCCCCCGAAAACCCCGAACGCGAAGAAATACCCGGCCCGGCTACTTTTAAAGAATCGATAACATACAATGCCAAAACTGCCGCCATGACGCCCGATACCCGTGCCGAACTGGTTAGTAAAAGTTTAGATGTAACCAAAAAGGCAGGTTTAAGCGCAGCAGGCTTTATTGAAAACAGCACCAGCTTTAACGCTGTAATGAACTCGAAAGGTTTTTTTGCCTACAACAAAAGCAGCGATGTTATATTTTCGGTAACTACACGTAACGAAGCCGGCACGGCATCGGGCTATGCTGCGCGCGGTTTTACCGATGTGAGCAAACTGGATACCGAATCGGCAACGCGTATTGCTACCATGAAGGCCAATAAATCGTTAGGGGCAAAAGCACTCGAACCGGGTAAATATACCGTGATACTTGAGCCCGTTGCCGCAACCTACATGATGGAAAACATGTTTAGGTTTGATGCCCGCAGTGCCGAAGAAGGCCGTAGCTTTTTGAGCAAAAAAGGCGGCGGCACCCGCCTTGGCGAACAATTAATGGACGAAAAGGTAACCATTTACTCAGATCCATTTAATCCCGACCTGCCCTCATCAACCTGGGGCCGCGATGGTTTGCCCCGCGAAAAAGTTGTTTGGATTGACAAAGGCAAGGTAAACACTTTAAGTTACTCCAAATTTTGGGCAAAAAAGAAAGGCGTTGCTCCGCAACCCGGCCCCGGTAACATTATTATGATGGGTGGCGACAGTACTTTGGAAGAGATGATAAAGAGCACCGAAAAAGGCATTCTCGTTTCGCGCTTATGGTACATCCGCATGGTTGACCCGAAAGTATTGTTGCTAACCGGCCTCACCCGCGATGGTACTTTTTATATCGAGAACGGCGAAATTAAATACCCGGTTAAAAACTTCCGGTTTAACGAGAGCCCTATTATTATGCTTAACAACCTCGAAGCTTTGGGTAAAGCGGAGCGCAGCATCAGTGTAGAATCGTACCAAAGTTATATGATACCGCCAATGAAGATCAGGGATTTTACATTCTCATCTTTGTCTGACGCGGTGTAA
- a CDS encoding TldD/PmbA family protein: protein MKRRNFLYLTGIGVGATMMRGVPVFGTPIAPEAALEYIDPAAKKILTDVALNAARAKGATYTDVRIGRYLNQFVVTREDKVENVVNTESYGMGIRVIANGCWGFAAIDKMDKDSIAKAAATAVAIAKENARLQSEPVQLAPQKGYGEVSWKAPIEKNAFEVPIKEKVDLLLSVNDAAMKGGANYVDSILFFVNEQKYFASTDGSYIDQDVHRIWPLFTITKIDPKTGKFETRNSLSAPRGMGYEYINPRESDKITGGPSVLYKDRYDMLEDAKLGAKQVTEKLTAKSVEAGKYDLVLDPSHLWLTIHESVGHPTELDRVLGYEANFAGTSFLTLDKWESKKFNFGNKNVNIVADKLQPGSLGAVGYDDEGVKTKQWDLIKDGILVNYQTIRDQAHIIGLNESQGCCYADNWSDVQFQRMPNVSLQPGKAPLKPMEMIKNVEKGIYILGDGSFSIDQQRYNFQFAGQLFYEIKEGKIAGMIKDVAYQSNTQEFWNSCHSICDQSDYRLGGSFFDGKGQPGQVSAVSHGSSTTRFNGVNVINTARKI, encoded by the coding sequence TTGAAAAGAAGAAATTTCCTTTACCTTACGGGGATAGGTGTTGGTGCTACCATGATGCGGGGCGTACCCGTTTTTGGTACACCCATAGCCCCCGAAGCTGCCCTGGAGTATATTGACCCTGCGGCAAAAAAAATACTTACCGATGTTGCCCTCAACGCAGCGCGCGCCAAAGGTGCAACGTATACCGATGTGCGCATTGGCCGCTACCTTAACCAGTTTGTAGTTACCCGCGAAGACAAGGTGGAGAATGTGGTAAATACCGAAAGTTACGGCATGGGCATACGCGTTATAGCCAACGGTTGCTGGGGCTTTGCCGCCATTGATAAAATGGACAAAGATAGCATTGCCAAAGCAGCCGCCACAGCCGTTGCCATTGCCAAGGAGAACGCCCGCTTACAATCAGAACCGGTACAACTGGCGCCGCAAAAAGGTTATGGCGAGGTAAGCTGGAAAGCGCCTATCGAAAAAAATGCATTTGAGGTACCTATAAAAGAGAAAGTTGACCTGCTGCTATCTGTTAATGATGCTGCTATGAAAGGCGGGGCCAATTATGTTGATTCGATATTGTTTTTTGTTAACGAGCAAAAATATTTTGCCTCTACGGATGGATCGTACATTGACCAGGATGTACACCGCATTTGGCCGTTGTTTACCATTACTAAAATAGACCCCAAAACCGGAAAGTTTGAAACCCGGAACTCGTTAAGCGCACCGCGCGGAATGGGGTACGAATACATTAATCCGCGCGAAAGCGATAAAATTACGGGCGGCCCCAGCGTACTTTATAAAGACCGCTACGATATGCTGGAAGATGCCAAACTGGGCGCCAAACAAGTAACCGAAAAGCTAACTGCAAAATCGGTAGAAGCAGGTAAGTACGATTTGGTGCTTGATCCATCGCATTTATGGCTCACCATACACGAATCCGTTGGGCACCCTACCGAATTAGACCGCGTTTTAGGTTATGAGGCCAATTTTGCCGGTACAAGCTTTTTAACGTTGGATAAATGGGAATCGAAGAAATTTAATTTCGGCAATAAAAACGTGAACATTGTTGCCGATAAGCTGCAACCGGGATCGTTAGGAGCCGTGGGTTACGACGACGAGGGTGTTAAAACCAAACAGTGGGATTTGATAAAAGATGGTATTTTGGTTAACTATCAAACCATCCGAGATCAGGCGCATATCATCGGTTTAAACGAATCGCAGGGTTGCTGCTATGCCGATAACTGGAGCGATGTACAGTTTCAGCGCATGCCTAATGTATCGTTACAGCCTGGAAAAGCACCATTGAAGCCTATGGAAATGATTAAGAATGTTGAAAAAGGCATATACATTTTAGGCGATGGTTCGTTCTCTATCGATCAGCAACGGTATAACTTCCAGTTTGCGGGCCAGTTATTTTACGAAATTAAGGAAGGTAAAATAGCCGGGATGATAAAGGATGTTGCCTACCAATCAAACACGCAGGAGTTTTGGAACTCGTGCCATTCCATTTGCGACCAAAGCGACTACCGTCTGGGCGGGTCGTTTTTTGATGGCAAGGGGCAGCCCGGCCAGGTTAGCGCGGTTTCGCACGGCTCATCAACCACCCGTTTTAACGGGGTTAATGTAATTAATACAGCAAGAAAAATCTGA
- a CDS encoding TldD/PmbA family protein produces the protein MTILTKEEAQALMKKVLSYSKADECEVTLNGSDSGNVRYARNSVSTSGFISQTSLAVSSAFGKKLGIATINEFDDASLEKVVRRAEELAHLAPDNPEFLPFLGPQTYSTQSKTYVPETAAITPSLRADAVDKSLTVAKQNKLTAAGFLQNSTYYSAIMNSKGLFAYNTGTDVNFSVTLRSADSKGSGYITRDFNDVSKLDTLAATKIAAEKATRSIDAKALEPGKYTVILEPAAAMVLLENLVFGLDARQADEGRSFLSKEGGKTKLGEKMLDERVNIYSDPSNPELPTNCWNGDGRPQEKVNWIEKGVIKNLYYSRYWAQKQNAKATPGPDAFIMEGTDTSLEDLIKGTEKGILVTRLWYIRSVDPQTLLYTGLTRDGTFYIENGQIKYPIKNFRFNESPVIMLNNVEALGKPQRTVSGETGANGLIPPLKIRDFTFTSLSDAV, from the coding sequence ATGACTATTTTAACCAAAGAAGAGGCTCAGGCATTGATGAAAAAAGTGTTAAGCTATTCTAAAGCCGACGAATGCGAGGTTACGCTCAATGGGTCCGATTCGGGCAATGTGCGTTATGCGCGTAACTCGGTATCAACCAGTGGCTTCATCAGTCAAACCAGTTTGGCGGTATCATCAGCCTTCGGCAAAAAATTAGGTATAGCCACCATTAACGAGTTTGATGATGCATCGCTTGAAAAAGTAGTGCGCCGGGCCGAAGAACTGGCCCACCTTGCACCCGATAACCCGGAGTTTTTGCCTTTTTTGGGCCCGCAAACTTACAGCACACAATCAAAAACTTACGTGCCCGAAACGGCAGCCATTACCCCATCGTTACGGGCGGATGCTGTTGATAAAAGCTTAACTGTTGCTAAACAAAACAAGCTTACCGCCGCTGGCTTTTTACAAAACAGCACGTACTACAGTGCCATCATGAACTCTAAAGGCCTGTTTGCCTACAATACCGGTACCGATGTTAATTTTTCGGTAACGCTGCGTTCGGCAGATAGTAAGGGTTCGGGCTATATTACCAGGGATTTTAACGATGTAAGCAAGCTTGATACGCTTGCCGCAACTAAAATAGCTGCCGAAAAAGCAACACGATCAATTGATGCTAAAGCCCTTGAGCCGGGCAAGTACACCGTTATTTTAGAGCCTGCGGCAGCAATGGTTTTGTTGGAAAACTTAGTTTTTGGATTGGATGCCCGCCAGGCCGATGAGGGCCGCAGCTTTTTAAGTAAAGAAGGCGGCAAAACCAAATTAGGCGAAAAAATGCTTGACGAAAGGGTAAACATTTACTCCGACCCATCAAACCCGGAACTACCCACCAATTGCTGGAACGGCGACGGACGCCCACAGGAAAAGGTAAACTGGATAGAAAAAGGTGTAATTAAAAACCTGTATTACTCGCGCTACTGGGCGCAAAAGCAAAATGCAAAAGCAACACCGGGCCCGGATGCATTTATTATGGAAGGCACAGATACCTCGCTGGAAGACCTGATAAAGGGCACCGAAAAAGGTATACTGGTTACACGCCTTTGGTATATCCGCTCGGTTGATCCGCAAACGCTGCTTTATACGGGCCTTACCCGCGACGGTACTTTTTATATTGAGAACGGACAAATAAAATATCCTATAAAAAACTTCCGCTTTAACGAGAGCCCGGTTATTATGCTCAACAACGTTGAAGCACTGGGCAAACCGCAACGCACCGTAAGCGGCGAAACCGGAGCCAACGGGTTAATACCGCCGCTTAAAATAAGGGATTTTACGTTTACTTCTCTGTCGGACGCGGTGTAG
- a CDS encoding IS1595 family transposase gives MQLIKFKTIFDLISAFPTEKSCHHYLASTRWNTGEIICPHPECGFNECYVFKDGIRYKCKGCKKQFNAKTKTFMQDSNLPTIKWIMAMYLMVHKKGISSVQLGLDLGVTQPTAWFILQRVRGSFETAPKESFAGTVEIDETFVGGKNKNRHYRRRMQYKELTGRTFPDKTTVFGMYERETGRVRAMVISRQEFKNMAKVITYNVQPGSTLMTDDWSGYKRLNKMYTRHSIDHGKWIYADGEVTTNRVENFWSHLKRGLHGTYISVSAKHLNKYVKEFEFRHNHRHLPVQEQIECIIANMVSPLKLKSA, from the coding sequence ATGCAACTGATTAAATTCAAAACTATATTTGATTTGATCAGTGCTTTTCCCACTGAAAAATCATGTCATCATTATCTTGCATCAACCAGGTGGAATACCGGCGAAATAATATGCCCGCATCCTGAATGTGGTTTTAATGAGTGCTACGTATTTAAAGATGGTATCCGCTATAAATGTAAGGGTTGTAAAAAACAATTCAATGCAAAAACCAAAACTTTTATGCAGGATAGTAATTTACCAACCATCAAGTGGATCATGGCCATGTATCTTATGGTTCACAAAAAAGGCATATCATCTGTGCAGTTAGGCCTTGACCTTGGCGTAACCCAGCCCACAGCATGGTTTATATTACAACGTGTTCGCGGATCGTTTGAAACAGCACCAAAAGAAAGCTTTGCCGGAACTGTTGAAATCGATGAAACGTTCGTAGGAGGCAAAAACAAAAACCGCCACTACCGCAGGCGCATGCAATATAAAGAACTTACTGGCCGCACATTTCCGGATAAAACTACCGTATTTGGTATGTATGAAAGAGAGACAGGTAGGGTTCGCGCCATGGTGATCAGTCGTCAGGAGTTTAAGAATATGGCGAAGGTTATTACTTATAACGTACAGCCGGGCTCTACCTTAATGACCGATGATTGGTCCGGGTATAAGCGACTTAATAAAATGTACACCAGGCATTCTATCGATCATGGTAAATGGATATATGCCGATGGCGAGGTAACTACGAACCGCGTAGAGAACTTTTGGTCGCACCTAAAGCGCGGCCTTCATGGTACCTATATTTCAGTAAGCGCCAAACATCTAAATAAATATGTCAAGGAATTTGAATTCCGACATAATCACCGACATTTGCCAGTTCAGGAGCAAATCGAATGCATTATAGCTAATATGGTGTCTCCACTTAAATTAAAGTCAGCATGA
- a CDS encoding carboxypeptidase-like regulatory domain-containing protein, with protein MIALVKNLLLGIILLVSTQTAFAQNIGGTITDSLGKAVPFASVTLKNNNVILAYTVTNNKGEYSIAIPANAPKTGLLVEVSCVGYKKQNLVLTDASVPCNFKLSASSKQLNEVMIKNSRPHLKVSGDTLSYRASDFSSPQDRVIGDVIKKLPGVTVAADGKISYNNKPISNLYIGGDNLLDDKYNIATGAIPNKVVDLVQILENHQPIKALKGKVVSDDVAMNLTFKPDAKIKVVGQETVGAGLPGKYDENLNAMMFKDKYKAINYLKGNNTGYDVQNDLVSHNMASYLSRLDNDKPNTVLSLGTAGDPDLPRNRYLFDQSGIINLNNLVNLKKDVQLKANVSYLHDTQTQNYTKSTQIYQPNDTVKYTETQQNKRRPDWIHTQFTLNINRDKYYLNNTLVTDYSHNTNYSGLTTNGVFANQVFKDNTLDFSNEFNLINTTKSNKIYEWYSYINRITEPETRTIEPGLTSSKLNNNVPYASLLQTTNIPTWFTNNYLSFKIPGNYLTQSYKAGFSQQAQQLQSSLNAVQYNNTVTPALKNSTNNLDWNRTRIYADAQYDVPGNKLKLTVDLPLNLQLLNYNDAQYNLDKTLNRLYFNPKVSGKYQTGVENYVSFGYGFKNDVGNIQDVYYGNILKNYRSLYSNNADLTERQTQTALLGFNYRKAITLFFFGANAMYTHSVANNISSSIITDTLQQRIVLPFENGFDSWQLSTSISKYNFALRTTFSTGINWQSSRSNQIQNGIILPYNTIATTLNAGIESKISEKVNLSYKAYYTQTTSESKVLSSKAVIKQLQQQGAINYIPSSNLFLSLSGDHYFTHQDAANDLKYIFADASARYKFNKIKTDLELSAVNLFDTRTYSALYLSANTFTANTYTIPGRFFLLKAMFNI; from the coding sequence ATGATTGCGCTTGTGAAAAACCTTTTGCTGGGCATCATTTTATTAGTGTCCACGCAAACTGCCTTTGCCCAAAACATAGGCGGCACCATAACCGATAGTTTGGGCAAGGCGGTACCCTTTGCCAGTGTTACGCTTAAAAACAACAATGTAATTTTAGCCTATACCGTAACTAACAATAAAGGCGAATACTCCATTGCTATACCTGCCAATGCACCCAAAACAGGTTTATTGGTAGAGGTTAGCTGCGTTGGTTATAAAAAGCAAAACCTGGTTTTAACCGATGCCAGCGTGCCTTGTAACTTTAAGCTATCGGCAAGCAGTAAACAGCTTAACGAGGTGATGATAAAAAACAGCCGTCCGCATTTAAAGGTAAGCGGCGATACATTGAGTTATAGAGCTTCGGATTTTAGCAGCCCGCAGGATAGGGTAATTGGCGATGTAATTAAAAAGCTTCCCGGCGTAACCGTAGCCGCCGATGGTAAAATAAGCTATAACAACAAACCCATATCAAACCTGTACATAGGCGGCGATAATTTGCTCGACGATAAATACAACATTGCCACCGGTGCCATCCCCAATAAAGTGGTAGACCTGGTGCAGATATTAGAAAACCACCAGCCCATTAAAGCCCTTAAAGGTAAAGTTGTGAGCGACGATGTAGCCATGAACCTAACCTTTAAACCCGATGCAAAAATTAAAGTAGTTGGGCAGGAAACCGTTGGCGCAGGTTTGCCAGGCAAGTACGATGAAAACCTGAACGCCATGATGTTTAAGGACAAATATAAAGCCATAAACTACCTAAAAGGCAACAATACAGGGTACGATGTGCAGAACGATTTGGTATCACACAACATGGCTTCGTATCTTTCACGTTTGGATAATGATAAGCCTAACACCGTACTATCTTTAGGTACTGCCGGCGACCCGGATTTACCTCGTAACCGTTATTTGTTCGATCAATCGGGCATTATCAACCTTAATAACCTGGTTAACTTGAAAAAGGATGTGCAGTTAAAGGCCAATGTATCATACCTGCATGATACCCAAACACAAAATTATACCAAAAGCACACAAATATATCAACCCAACGATACCGTAAAATATACCGAAACCCAGCAAAACAAACGCCGGCCCGATTGGATACACACCCAGTTTACCCTCAACATAAACCGGGATAAATACTACCTGAACAATACCCTGGTTACCGATTATAGCCATAACACCAACTACTCTGGCCTTACCACAAACGGTGTATTTGCCAACCAGGTTTTTAAGGATAACACGCTCGATTTTTCGAACGAGTTTAACCTCATCAACACTACAAAAAGCAACAAAATATACGAGTGGTACTCCTACATCAATCGCATTACCGAACCCGAAACACGCACCATTGAGCCAGGTTTAACATCATCAAAACTGAACAACAATGTGCCGTATGCCAGTTTGCTGCAAACCACCAATATACCAACATGGTTTACCAATAACTATCTTTCGTTTAAAATACCGGGTAATTATTTAACGCAAAGCTACAAGGCAGGCTTTAGCCAGCAGGCGCAGCAATTGCAATCAAGCTTAAATGCGGTGCAGTATAACAATACGGTAACACCTGCACTTAAAAACTCAACCAATAATTTAGATTGGAACCGCACGCGCATTTACGCCGATGCCCAGTATGATGTGCCCGGCAATAAACTCAAATTAACGGTAGACTTGCCTTTAAACCTGCAATTGCTAAACTATAACGATGCGCAATATAACCTTGATAAAACGCTGAACAGGTTATATTTTAATCCGAAAGTATCGGGCAAGTACCAAACCGGGGTTGAAAACTATGTAAGCTTTGGCTATGGCTTTAAAAACGATGTGGGTAATATACAGGATGTTTATTATGGCAACATCCTTAAAAATTACCGAAGCCTGTACAGCAACAATGCCGATTTAACCGAACGCCAAACGCAAACCGCATTATTAGGTTTTAATTACCGCAAGGCTATAACACTCTTCTTTTTTGGGGCAAATGCCATGTACACCCATTCGGTAGCTAATAACATCAGTTCAAGCATAATTACCGATACCTTGCAGCAGCGCATTGTACTGCCTTTTGAAAACGGTTTTGATTCGTGGCAATTAAGTACAAGCATTAGTAAATACAATTTTGCATTGCGCACTACATTTAGCACAGGCATCAACTGGCAGTCCAGCCGGTCAAACCAAATACAGAATGGTATTATTTTGCCTTACAACACCATAGCAACAACGCTAAATGCGGGTATCGAATCGAAAATTAGCGAGAAAGTAAATTTAAGTTATAAGGCTTATTACACCCAAACCACCAGCGAGTCGAAGGTATTATCGTCAAAGGCGGTAATCAAACAACTGCAACAACAGGGAGCTATTAACTATATACCCAGCAGTAATTTATTTTTAAGCCTTTCCGGCGATCATTATTTTACGCACCAGGATGCAGCTAACGATCTGAAATATATTTTTGCCGATGCTTCCGCACGATACAAGTTCAACAAAATTAAAACCGACCTTGAACTAAGCGCCGTTAACCTGTTTGATACCCGCACTTACAGCGCCCTGTACCTATCGGCCAATACATTCACGGCAAATACCTACACCATTCCGGGCCGGTTTTTCCTGTTAAAGGCGATGTTTAATATTTGA
- a CDS encoding GLPGLI family protein — MKSQLLTLLGLLLFTAASAQKPDSALAMVHYKYTWLRDTTAKDKPYTENMVLVLGKNASVYKSYDRKMQMAQMRQQIKEQMSAGGNIQVSSRSESSNKEFFIFPNENKLLRKDRIITTYLVEEPFPVINWKISSDTMTVGNLSCQKATGHFAGRDYTAWFCADLPYRSGPWKLTGLPGLIVEAYDTKKEVVFKFDGIEKVTPVAKTANDMPPATGGMRIVTIGMDEGSEDPNLIALPTSAVKVTEKELANLKEAMRKDPSAFVQSAMAGSGMNTRPGSGVNMKVNIQPGAQPTVNNPVELPEKK, encoded by the coding sequence ATGAAATCACAATTACTCACACTGTTAGGCTTGTTACTGTTTACCGCAGCAAGTGCGCAAAAGCCCGATTCGGCATTGGCCATGGTTCACTATAAATATACCTGGCTGCGCGATACCACCGCAAAAGATAAACCTTATACCGAAAACATGGTATTGGTACTTGGCAAAAATGCCAGCGTTTATAAAAGTTACGACCGCAAAATGCAGATGGCTCAAATGAGGCAGCAAATTAAAGAGCAAATGAGTGCAGGTGGTAATATACAGGTTTCAAGCCGCTCGGAAAGCAGCAACAAAGAATTTTTTATATTCCCCAACGAAAATAAATTGTTGCGGAAAGATAGAATTATAACCACCTATTTAGTTGAAGAGCCCTTCCCGGTTATTAACTGGAAAATAAGCAGCGACACCATGACGGTTGGTAACCTAAGCTGCCAAAAAGCTACCGGCCATTTTGCAGGCAGAGATTACACAGCCTGGTTTTGTGCCGACCTGCCATACCGCAGCGGCCCCTGGAAATTAACCGGTTTACCCGGCTTAATTGTTGAAGCTTATGATACCAAAAAGGAAGTTGTTTTTAAGTTTGATGGCATTGAAAAGGTAACACCCGTTGCCAAAACTGCCAATGATATGCCGCCTGCAACTGGTGGCATGCGTATAGTAACCATAGGGATGGACGAAGGTTCCGAAGACCCTAATTTAATAGCCTTGCCAACCAGTGCTGTAAAAGTAACCGAAAAAGAACTGGCCAATTTAAAAGAAGCCATGCGGAAAGACCCCAGCGCGTTTGTACAATCGGCAATGGCGGGTTCGGGTATGAATACAAGGCCCGGCTCGGGAGTTAACATGAAAGTTAATATACAGCCCGGCGCGCAGCCCACTGTAAATAACCCGGTTGAATTACCTGAAAAAAAATGA